A stretch of Stegostoma tigrinum isolate sSteTig4 chromosome 23, sSteTig4.hap1, whole genome shotgun sequence DNA encodes these proteins:
- the zdhhc4 gene encoding palmitoyltransferase ZDHHC4, producing MDFLILFLIYLAVCLFCMVIAIKFSRQSQECFTRISHYITRVIGPVIPQWLQLAVQLTLHRFVHQRNSFFLVLHLLLEVAVYGEYSWEVLPYCMELGFGHSVLLLPYILVLGKMYFFYLCCTRDPGTISPSNHKQLLKVYTYDGILYHQSHICPTCELTKPARSKHCRVCNRCVHRFDHHCVWVNNCIGALNIRYFLLYLVTLSGMAAAVGTVTVRFLVQVALISNLHQAMFVNADGEHVPVGILYIVQRLFLTFPRILFMLGFTLLIFFLLAGYTAFHFYLLMTNQTSNEWYKHKNSCLCHTDNSQPSKYLQGNIYHIGFLRNVKEIISPETRQKKVR from the exons ATGGATTTCCTTATTCTGTTCCTCATTTACTTGGCTGTTTGCCTCTTCTGCATGGTGATTGCCATCAAATTCTCGAGGCAAAGTCAGGAATGTTTCACAAGGATCTCGCACTACATCACTCGG GTGATTGGACCAGTGATTCCTCAATGGTTACAGTTAGCAGTACAACTTACTTTACATAGGTTCGTCCACCAGAG AAACTCCTTTTTCCtggttttgcaccttcttttaGAAGTAGCTGTGTATGGAGAGTATTCATGGGAAGTGTTACCTTACTGCATGGAACTGGGATTCGGACATAGTGTCCTGCTGCTTCCTTACATCCTGGTGCTTGGGAAGATGTACTTTTTCTATCTATGCTGCACCAGAGACCCCG GTACGATTTCTCCTTCAAACCACAAGCAACTGCTGAAAGTGTACACATATGATGGAATTTTGTATCATCAGTCCCACATCTGCCCTACGTGTGAACTTACAAAGCCTGCACGATCAAAGCATTGCc GTGTGTGTAACCGGTGTGTCCATCGATTTGACCACCATTGTGTCTGGGTGAATAACTGCATTGGTGCGTTAAACATACGCTACTTCCTGTTATACCTGGTGACACTGTCTGGGATGGCAGCCGCAGTGGGAACAGTAACTGTAAGGTTCCTTGTCCAGGTGGCTCTGATCTCCAACTTACATCAGGCAATGTTTGTGAATGCTGATGGTGAACATGTGCCTGTTGGCATCCTATATATAGTCCAG AGACTGTTCCTGACCTTTCCTCGGATACTTTTCATGCTGGGCTTCACGCTCCTCATCTTCTTTCTGCTGGCAGGTTATACTGCATTTCACTTCTATTTGCTGATGACCAATCAGACTTCAAATGAGTGGTACAAACATAAGAACAGTTGCCTGTGCCACACAGACAACAGCCAGCCAAGCAAATACTTACAGGGAAACATCTATCATATAGGGTTTCTCAGAAATGTGAAAGAAATCATAAGCCCTGAGACACGACAGAAAAAAGTCAGGTGA